A region of the Fusobacteria bacterium ZRK30 genome:
ATTTAAAACCTAGCCAAGCAAACCCACAAGGTGGAGTTGTAACTATGGAAGCACCAATTTTCTCTTCAAAGGTAATGATCTTTGACGCTAAAGCTGGAAAGCCAACTAGAATTGGAACTAAGGTAGTAGATGGTAAAAAAGTAAGATACTCTAAAGTTTCTGGAGAAACTTTATAAGAAAGGAGGGTAACTAGTGGCTAAATATGTTTCTAGATGTCATACAAAGTATACAAATGAAATATCTCCTGCTCTTATGAAAGAGTTAGGATTAAAAAATATAATGGAATGTCCAAAATTAAACAAAATTGTTTTAAACATGGGTGTTGGAGAAGCGACTCAAAACTCTAAATTAATGGATGCTGCTGCTGCAGACTTAGCAACTATCTCTGGTCAAAAGCCAGTTGTAATTACAGCTAAGATGTCAGAAGCTGGATTCAAATTAAGAGAAGGTCAAGCAATCGGAACAAAAGTAACTCTTAGAGGAGAAGCTATGTACGATTTCATGGATAGATTAGTAAATGTAATCTTACCAAGAGTTAGAGACTTCGATGGAGTTTCTGCAAAAGCGTTCGACGGAAGAGGTAACTATTCTCTTGGAATGAGAGATCAATTAGTATTCCCTGAAATCGAATTCGATAAAGTAGATAAATTATTCGGAATGTCAATATCAATAGTTTCATCAGCAAAAACTGATGAGCAAGGAAGAGCATTACTAAAAGCATTTGGTATGCCTTTTAAAAAGTAGGAGTAGGAGGACAAGCACATGGCGAAAAAGTCAATGATCGCAAGAGACGTTAAAAGAGCTAAACTAGCAGATAAATTTGCTGCAAAAAGAGCAGAATTAAAAGCTAGAATAAAAGCTGGAGACGTAGAAGCTGTTGCAGAATTAAACAAGCTTCCCAAGAATGCCTCTCCAGTAAGAAAAAGAAATAGATGTCAAATAGACGGAAGACCTAGAGGATATATGAGAGAATTTGGAATCTCTAGAATTAAGTTTAGACAATTAGCTGGAGCAGGATTAATACCAGGTGTAACTAAATCATCTTGGTAATAACATCCATTCGATCGTAACATCATATAAGAAACTAGGAAGGAGGATTTGTAGATATGTTTTTAACTGATCCAATTGCAGATATGTTAACAAGAGTTAGAAATGCTAACTCAGTAATGCACGACAAAGTAGATATCCCACATTCAAAAATGAAGGTAGCTTTAGCTGCTGTATTAAAAGAGGAAGGGTATATCTCTAACTATAAAGTTATCACTGATGGGAACAAGAAGAACATCAGAGTATATTTAAAGTATGTAGGAAAAGAAAAAGTAATCAAAGGAATAAAAAGAATATCTAAACCAGGAAGAAGAGTTTACTCTTCAGCTGAGGATATGCCAAGAGTATTATCTGGATTAGGAATTGCTGTAGTTTCAACGTCTAACGGACTTGTAACTGACAGAATTGCTAGAAAGACTAATATTGGTGGAGAAGTACTTTGTTACGTTTGGTAAGAAATAACTAGGAGGTGCATTTTAAATGTCAAGAATAGGTAATAAAACCCTAGTTATCCCTGCTGGTGTAGAGGTTGCTATCAATGAAAATGTAGTAACTGTAAAAGGACCTAAAGGAACTTTAACTAGAGAAATCTTTAACGGGTTAACTGTTAAAATTGAAAATAATGAAATAACTGTAGAAAGAGCTGGAGACACTCCTATGGAGAGATCTATGCACGGAACTGCAACAGCTAATATCAACAACATGCTTGTTGGTGTAACTGAAGGATTCAGAAAAACATTAAACTTAGTAGGTGTTGGATATAGAGCCAAAGCTGCTGGGAAAGGATTAGAAATCGCATTAGGTTTCTCTCATCCAGTAATGATTTCTGAAGTTGAAGGAATTCAATTTACAGTTGAAAAAGGTAATACTACAATCCATATTGACGGAATATCAAAGGAAGTAGTTGGACAAGTAGCAGCAGAAATCAGAGCAAACAGAAAGCCTGAACCTTATAAAGGAAAAGGAGTTAAGTACTCGGATGAAGTTGTAAGAAGAAAAGAAGGTAAGAAAGCGTAATTTACCTTAACTAAAAGGAGGTAAGTCAGTTGTTTAAAAAAGTTAATAGAAAAGCTTTAAGAAGAAGAAAACAATTGTCTATTAGAAACAAGATCTCTGGTACTGTTGAAAGACCAAGATTAAATGTTTTTAGATCAAACAATAACATATTCGCTCAATTAATTGACGATGTAAATGGTGTAACATTAGTTGCAACTTCAACTATATCTAAAGATGTAAAAGCTGAAGTTAAGCACGGTGGAAACATAGAAGCAGCAAAGTTAGTAGGTAAGAAAATTGCTGAACTAGCTGTAGCAAAAGGATTAGAGACTGTAGTATTCGATAGAAGTGGTTATGTTTACACTGGTAGAGTTGCTGCATTAGCTGATGCTGCTAGAGAAGCTGGATTAAAATTCTAGTAGAGAGGAGGATATATTTTGTCTAAGTTTAAAAGAGAAGAAAAAGAATTTAAAGAAAAAATATTAAAAATCTCTAGAGTTTCTAAAACTACAAAAGGTGGAAGATCAATATCTTTCTCAGTTTTAGCAGCAATAGGTGATGAAAAAGGTAGAGTAGGTTTAGGATTAGGAAAAGCCAACGGTGTTCCTGATGCTATCAAAAAAGCTATAGCTACTGCTAAAAAGAACATGGTAACTGTTTCTTTAAAAGGAACAACTATACCTCACCAACAAGATGGTGTGTTCTTAAGTACTAAGGTGTGGATGAAGCCTGCATCTGAAGGTACTGGAGTAATTGCTGGATCATCAGCAAGAGAAATCTTAGAATTAGTTGGAGTAACTGATATCTTAACGAAGATCAGAGGATCTAAGAACAAGATAAACGTTGCAAGAGCTACTATCGAAGGATTAAAAACTCTTAGATCAGCTGAATCAGTTGCAAAATTAAGAGGTAAAGAAGTTAAGGAAATATTAAACTAAGGAGGTAGCAAAGACATGGCAAAATTATTAGTTAGACTTGTTAAGAGTCCGATTGGAAGAAAACCAAGACACATTGCTACATTAAAATCTTTAGGTTTAAAAAAAATAGATGATGTAGTAGAACACAACGATACAGCAGATATCAAAGGTAAATTACACCAAATTGGATATATGCTTAACGTTGAGGAGGTAAAATAATGAAATTAAATGAATTACAACCTTCTGTTCCTAGAAAAGATAGAAAAAGAGTTGGAAGAGGAATGTCTTCTGGTACTGGTAAAACATCTGGAAAAGGACACAATGGACAAAAATCAAGATCTGGTTCTGGATCAAGCTTAAGAGCTGGATTCGAAGGTGGACAAATGCCTTTAATCAGAAGAGTTCCTAAGAGAGGATTCTCAAACTTCAGATTCAAGAAAGAATTTGCAATCATTGATTTAGATATCTTAAACTTATTTGAGGAAGGAACTGAAGTTTCTCCAATCATGTTAGTTGAAGCTGGAATAATCAAAGATGTTAAATCTGGAATCAAGTTATTAGGAAGCGGAACTTTAAACAAGAACGTATCAGTTGTTGTTAATAAAGTATCTGTATCAGCACAAGCAGCTGTAGAAGCTAACGGTGGAACTGTTACAGTTCATACTGTTAAATCTTTTAAAGATGTAGCTGGAAACGCTAACAAGCACGCTAACAAAACTAAATAAGTTTTATTGGCTTAATCAAAGGGTCTGCAATTTTGCAGACCTTTTGTAATATAGAACTAATAACAATTAGATGATTTAGAATATATTAAAAAGAAAAAAAATGTGCTATACTTATAGTATCCGTATTTTTAGGGAAATATATATATACTACACACAATTATATTGTGCAACAAGGGGTGGACAGATGTCGTTATATGATCAATTTAATGCCAAGCTCGAGGCTGTAATGAATACGCCTGAACTTAAAAAAAGAATAATTTATACGTTGTTGATGTTTTTAGTAGCTAGAATAGGGACATTGATTCCAGTTCCGGGAGTAGACCTAGAGAGATTAGCTTCTATGGTAAATAATAACAGTGTTTTAGGATTTATAAACATGTTTTCAGGAGGAGCTTTCCAAAGGGTATCTATCTTTGCACTAGGAGTAATGCCATATATCAATGCTTCGATTGTAATGAGTTTATTAGCGGTTATTATACCAAAATTAGATGAAATTCAAAAAGAAGGGGAATCTGGAAGAAGTAAGATGACTCAATGGACTAGATATTTAACAATAGTAATCGGTTTTATACAAGCTTTTGGTGTGACTATGTGGTTACAATCTATGGGACTTGTTATGACACCTGGATTTATGTTTGTGATGACAACTGTAATTACAGTAACAGCTGGTACTGTATTCCTTATGTGGGTAGGTGAGCAAATTTCAATTAAAGGAATAGGTAATGGTATTTCACTTATTATCTTCTTAAATGTAATTGCCAGAATGCCTTCAGGAGTTATTCAAACGATACAAACTATGCAAGGAAATAAATTTTTAATACCTGTTTTAATAGCTGTAGCAGCATCTGCACTATTAACTGTAGGAGGAATAGTAGTATTTCAATTGGCACAGAGAAGAATCCCTATCCACTATGTAGGAAGAGGATTCCAAGGGAAAGGAAATGCTGCAAACAGTAGTTTCTTACCTGTAAAATTAAATTCAGCAGGAGTAATGCCGGTAATCTTTGCATCTGTAATAATGATGATACCATCGTTACTAGTGAACTCACTGCCATCAACTATGCCATACTATGCTTTAATTAATAGGATGTTAGGAAGAAATCATCCTGTGTATTTGATTCTATACGCAGTATTAGTAATCTTTTTCTCATTCTTCTACACAGCTATGATGTTTGACCCGGAAAAAATTGCTGATAACCTAAAGCAGGGTGGAGGAACAATTCCTGGGATCAGACCTGGAAATGAAACTGTAGAATATTTAGAAAAAGTAATAACTAGAATTACTTGGGGTGGAGCTGTATTTTTAGCTGCTATAGCAGTATTACCTGCCTTTATATTTACAGCAGCAGGACTGCCTGTATTCTTTGGTGGAACTGGAATAATCATCGTTGTAGGGGTAGCACTAGACACTGTACAACAAATTAATGCTCATTTAGTAATGAAAGAGTATAAAGGATTTATATAAAGGTAAAAAAAGGTTCTAAGATGAAAAATCTTAGAACCTTTTTTAGTGATTTGAAAAATTATAGTTTTCAAATCATTCCTTTATTGCATACTTATAGAGTAATTTTTTATTTAATATGTGTATAGATTGTCCCTCTTTTTCTATTATATTTTCAGTGTATAGTTCACTGAGGATCCTCCTCACATGCCGGGGAGTAACTCCTAGATAATCCGCGATCTCTTGAGTTTTAAAGTTATTTATTTTGTCTTTATCGCTAATTTCAATAAGACATGTGACTAACCTGTTTTTTATAGGATAAAGTATAACCTGAGAAAATTTTTTTGAGGTTTTAATCAATTTATCGGAGACAGATTGACTTAAAAGACGATAGAGTTCGTCTGAGATCGTGATTTCATGGATCTTACTTATAGGAATAGCAATGAGGAGACACTCTATAATAGCCTCTACATTATGATAGATATTTTTTTGCTGAATAAACTCAACATCACCAATGAAATCATAGGGTTTAGAAAAATCCAATAGCATAAAATTACCTTCATTATTTAAAAGAAAAATTTTGACCTTTCCATAAACTAATATATGTAGATATTTACATCTATCCTGGGTAAAGTATATAGATTCACCTTGTTCAAAACAATGAAGTTCCAGGTGGTCTATAGCATTTGGCTTAAATATATGGGACATATTAACTTTTTCAATATAGAATTTTAATTTTTTTATGTCATGTATTTTTTTCATAGGAACCTCCTTGGGGACAATTGTCCGCTTGAAACTTGCTGAGAATTGTTAAACTTATTTATAGGGGGGATAATAATGGAAGGAATTATGGT
Encoded here:
- the rpsN gene encoding 30S ribosomal protein S14, with the protein product MAKKSMIARDVKRAKLADKFAAKRAELKARIKAGDVEAVAELNKLPKNASPVRKRNRCQIDGRPRGYMREFGISRIKFRQLAGAGLIPGVTKSSW
- the rplE gene encoding 50S ribosomal protein L5; its protein translation is MAKYVSRCHTKYTNEISPALMKELGLKNIMECPKLNKIVLNMGVGEATQNSKLMDAAAADLATISGQKPVVITAKMSEAGFKLREGQAIGTKVTLRGEAMYDFMDRLVNVILPRVRDFDGVSAKAFDGRGNYSLGMRDQLVFPEIEFDKVDKLFGMSISIVSSAKTDEQGRALLKAFGMPFKK
- the rpmD gene encoding 50S ribosomal protein L30 gives rise to the protein MAKLLVRLVKSPIGRKPRHIATLKSLGLKKIDDVVEHNDTADIKGKLHQIGYMLNVEEVK
- the rplX gene encoding 50S ribosomal protein L24; its protein translation is MHVRTGDTVMVISGSDKGKTGKVTKVFTKKGKVLVEGINVVTKHLKPSQANPQGGVVTMEAPIFSSKVMIFDAKAGKPTRIGTKVVDGKKVRYSKVSGETL
- a CDS encoding cyclic nucleotide-binding domain-containing protein yields the protein MKKIHDIKKLKFYIEKVNMSHIFKPNAIDHLELHCFEQGESIYFTQDRCKYLHILVYGKVKIFLLNNEGNFMLLDFSKPYDFIGDVEFIQQKNIYHNVEAIIECLLIAIPISKIHEITISDELYRLLSQSVSDKLIKTSKKFSQVILYPIKNRLVTCLIEISDKDKINNFKTQEIADYLGVTPRHVRRILSELYTENIIEKEGQSIHILNKKLLYKYAIKE
- the rplR gene encoding 50S ribosomal protein L18, with amino-acid sequence MFKKVNRKALRRRKQLSIRNKISGTVERPRLNVFRSNNNIFAQLIDDVNGVTLVATSTISKDVKAEVKHGGNIEAAKLVGKKIAELAVAKGLETVVFDRSGYVYTGRVAALADAAREAGLKF
- the rpsE gene encoding 30S ribosomal protein S5; protein product: MSKFKREEKEFKEKILKISRVSKTTKGGRSISFSVLAAIGDEKGRVGLGLGKANGVPDAIKKAIATAKKNMVTVSLKGTTIPHQQDGVFLSTKVWMKPASEGTGVIAGSSAREILELVGVTDILTKIRGSKNKINVARATIEGLKTLRSAESVAKLRGKEVKEILN
- the rpsH gene encoding 30S ribosomal protein S8, whose translation is MFLTDPIADMLTRVRNANSVMHDKVDIPHSKMKVALAAVLKEEGYISNYKVITDGNKKNIRVYLKYVGKEKVIKGIKRISKPGRRVYSSAEDMPRVLSGLGIAVVSTSNGLVTDRIARKTNIGGEVLCYVW
- the rplO gene encoding 50S ribosomal protein L15, giving the protein MKLNELQPSVPRKDRKRVGRGMSSGTGKTSGKGHNGQKSRSGSGSSLRAGFEGGQMPLIRRVPKRGFSNFRFKKEFAIIDLDILNLFEEGTEVSPIMLVEAGIIKDVKSGIKLLGSGTLNKNVSVVVNKVSVSAQAAVEANGGTVTVHTVKSFKDVAGNANKHANKTK
- the secY gene encoding preprotein translocase subunit SecY gives rise to the protein MSLYDQFNAKLEAVMNTPELKKRIIYTLLMFLVARIGTLIPVPGVDLERLASMVNNNSVLGFINMFSGGAFQRVSIFALGVMPYINASIVMSLLAVIIPKLDEIQKEGESGRSKMTQWTRYLTIVIGFIQAFGVTMWLQSMGLVMTPGFMFVMTTVITVTAGTVFLMWVGEQISIKGIGNGISLIIFLNVIARMPSGVIQTIQTMQGNKFLIPVLIAVAASALLTVGGIVVFQLAQRRIPIHYVGRGFQGKGNAANSSFLPVKLNSAGVMPVIFASVIMMIPSLLVNSLPSTMPYYALINRMLGRNHPVYLILYAVLVIFFSFFYTAMMFDPEKIADNLKQGGGTIPGIRPGNETVEYLEKVITRITWGGAVFLAAIAVLPAFIFTAAGLPVFFGGTGIIIVVGVALDTVQQINAHLVMKEYKGFI
- the rplF gene encoding 50S ribosomal protein L6 codes for the protein MSRIGNKTLVIPAGVEVAINENVVTVKGPKGTLTREIFNGLTVKIENNEITVERAGDTPMERSMHGTATANINNMLVGVTEGFRKTLNLVGVGYRAKAAGKGLEIALGFSHPVMISEVEGIQFTVEKGNTTIHIDGISKEVVGQVAAEIRANRKPEPYKGKGVKYSDEVVRRKEGKKA